The Triticum aestivum cultivar Chinese Spring chromosome 3A, IWGSC CS RefSeq v2.1, whole genome shotgun sequence genome includes a region encoding these proteins:
- the LOC123063683 gene encoding uncharacterized protein isoform X2, giving the protein MAQITTILGVVMAATAVVMLTPPLLAGAEVSPVEAQGMPNCDIACGNMSVPYPFGMGPARCYWPGFQLTCNRTSDPPRLLLGDGTLQVQELSLVPTFVAVIRTGDIKVDGNGEGTLGGGLTADGPYTISSNQLIVTGCNVQATLKNGDVTVSSCSSICINSDGLSEALSTLEEGRQCTGNGCCQSDTVFDPADVAGRLVHNTSYDVQFKWFGWNRSRDQQCPAHVFVARPSWFSREAVFSELLRTEAAASADAMEVPFWLDLEVVASLAMAHNAQTSARASTATAERVTEATHASAKMATKGIPTSLTDAKISTSATMNATLSAMVIVPIWMDHIIAGARQEAMATPCMVAASVQSQVTAEDPAVM; this is encoded by the exons ATGGCGCAGATAACAACCATCTTAGGGGTGGTGATGGCGGCCACAGCGGTGGTGATGCTGACGCCGCCGCTCCTTGCTGGAGCAGAAGTTTCTCCGGTGGAGGCGCAAGGGATGCCCAATTGCGACATCGCCTGCGGCAACATGAGTGTGCCGTACCCGTTTGGCATGGGCCCGGCCAGGTGCTACTGGCCGGGGTTCCAGCTCACCTGCAACCGCACAAGCGACCCGCCGCGGTTGCTGCTCGGCGACGGCACCCTCCAAGTCCAAGAGCTCTCCCTCGTGCCGACATTTGTGGCCGTCATACGTACCGGTGACATAAAAGTCGACGGCAATGGTGAAGGAACGCTGGGCGGTGGCCTTACAGCCGACGGGCCCTACACGATTTCATCCAACCAGCTCATCGTGACGGGCTGCAATGTTCAAGCGACGCTCAAGAATGGTGATGTGACTGTGAGCAGCTGTTCTTCTATCTGCATAAACAGTGATGGACTCTCCGAGGCGCTATCCACACTCGAAGAAGGCAGGCAATGCACCGGCAATGGCTGCTGCCAGTCGGACACTGTCTTCGACCCTGCGGATGTAGCAGGAAGGCTTGTCCACAACACGTCCTATGACGTGCAGTTCAAATGGTTTGGCTGGAACCGCAGCAGGGACCAGCAGTGTCCTGCGCACGTCTTTGTGGCGAGGCCCAGCTGGTTCAGTCGTGAAGCGGTTTTCAGTGAGCTGTTACGAACAGAAGCGGCTGCGTCAGCAGATGCAATGGAAGTTCCCTTTTGGCTGGACTTGGAGGTCGTTGCCTCGTTGGCCATGGCGCACAATGCTCAAACGTCTGCAAGAGCAAGCACAGCGACTGCGGAAAGGGTAACAGAGGCTACACATGCTTCTGCAAAGATGGCTACCAAGGGAATCCCTACATCACTGACGGATGCAAAG ATATCGACGAGTGCAACGATGAACGCTACCCTAAGTGCTATGGTGATTGTACCAATTTGGATGGATCATATCATTGCCGGTGCCCGCCAGGAAGCCATGGCGACCCCGTGCATGGTGGCTGCATCAGTTCAGTCTCAG GTAACTGCAGAAGATCCTGCGGTGATGTAG
- the LOC123063684 gene encoding uncharacterized protein: protein MHALLTNAIVSIDPRSSAGVFIFDNHSEAPYSLSSGNEFILSGCNLQATLTGHDTEDFISGCASFCPQNVSDTYVEMALQRSGRNCYGMGCCQARISMSSNGLPMTLKYQTLNKNGDQELTSQPAYMLIAQEGWFDQRRFSKKMAGREESETANVQVPQVLQ, encoded by the coding sequence ATGCATGCCCTCCTCACCAACGCCATCGTATCTATCGACCCTCGTAGCTCGGCCGGTGTTTTTATATTTGATAACCACTCGGAGGCGCCCTACTCGCTGTCGTCTGGCAATGAATTCATTCTATCGGGCTGCAACCTTCAGGCGACGCTGACAGGCCATGACACCGAGGATTTCATCAGCGGTTGTGCCTCATTCTGCCCCCAAAACGTTAGTGACACCTACGTTGAGATGGCACTGCAGCGTAGTGGTAGAAACTGCTACGGCATGGGCTGCTGCCAGGCGCGTATCTCCATGTCCTCCAACGGCTTGCCCATGACATTGAAATATCAAACGCTCAACAAGAACGGCGACCAGGAGTTGACGTCGCAGCCCGCGTACATGCTAATCGCACAGGAGGGGTGGTTCGATCAGCGCCGGTTCTCCAAGAAGATGGCGGGGCGGGAGGAATCTGAAACAGCCAACGTGCAGGTTCCCCAAGTTCTGCAGTAG
- the LOC123063683 gene encoding wall-associated receptor kinase-like 6 isoform X3, translated as MAQITTILGVVMAATAVVMLTPPLLAGAEVSPVEAQGMPNCDIACGNMSVPYPFGMGPARCYWPGFQLTCNRTSDPPRLLLGDGTLQVQELSLVPTFVAVIRTGDIKVDGNGEGTLGGGLTADGPYTISSNQLIVTGCNVQATLKNGDVTVSSCSSICINSDGLSEALSTLEEGRQCTGNGCCQSDTVFDPADVAGRLVHNTSYDVQFKWFGWNRSRDQQCPAHVFVARPSWFSREAVFSELLRTEAAASADAMEVPFWLDLEVVASLAMAHNAQTSARASTATAERVTEATHASAKMATKGIPTSLTDAKISTSATMNATLSAMVIVPIWMDHIIAGARQEAMATPCMVAASVQSQVYTSA; from the exons ATGGCGCAGATAACAACCATCTTAGGGGTGGTGATGGCGGCCACAGCGGTGGTGATGCTGACGCCGCCGCTCCTTGCTGGAGCAGAAGTTTCTCCGGTGGAGGCGCAAGGGATGCCCAATTGCGACATCGCCTGCGGCAACATGAGTGTGCCGTACCCGTTTGGCATGGGCCCGGCCAGGTGCTACTGGCCGGGGTTCCAGCTCACCTGCAACCGCACAAGCGACCCGCCGCGGTTGCTGCTCGGCGACGGCACCCTCCAAGTCCAAGAGCTCTCCCTCGTGCCGACATTTGTGGCCGTCATACGTACCGGTGACATAAAAGTCGACGGCAATGGTGAAGGAACGCTGGGCGGTGGCCTTACAGCCGACGGGCCCTACACGATTTCATCCAACCAGCTCATCGTGACGGGCTGCAATGTTCAAGCGACGCTCAAGAATGGTGATGTGACTGTGAGCAGCTGTTCTTCTATCTGCATAAACAGTGATGGACTCTCCGAGGCGCTATCCACACTCGAAGAAGGCAGGCAATGCACCGGCAATGGCTGCTGCCAGTCGGACACTGTCTTCGACCCTGCGGATGTAGCAGGAAGGCTTGTCCACAACACGTCCTATGACGTGCAGTTCAAATGGTTTGGCTGGAACCGCAGCAGGGACCAGCAGTGTCCTGCGCACGTCTTTGTGGCGAGGCCCAGCTGGTTCAGTCGTGAAGCGGTTTTCAGTGAGCTGTTACGAACAGAAGCGGCTGCGTCAGCAGATGCAATGGAAGTTCCCTTTTGGCTGGACTTGGAGGTCGTTGCCTCGTTGGCCATGGCGCACAATGCTCAAACGTCTGCAAGAGCAAGCACAGCGACTGCGGAAAGGGTAACAGAGGCTACACATGCTTCTGCAAAGATGGCTACCAAGGGAATCCCTACATCACTGACGGATGCAAAG ATATCGACGAGTGCAACGATGAACGCTACCCTAAGTGCTATGGTGATTGTACCAATTTGGATGGATCATATCATTGCCGGTGCCCGCCAGGAAGCCATGGCGACCCCGTGCATGGTGGCTGCATCAGTTCAGTCTCAG GTATATACCTCGGCATAG
- the LOC123063683 gene encoding uncharacterized protein isoform X1, producing MAQITTILGVVMAATAVVMLTPPLLAGAEVSPVEAQGMPNCDIACGNMSVPYPFGMGPARCYWPGFQLTCNRTSDPPRLLLGDGTLQVQELSLVPTFVAVIRTGDIKVDGNGEGTLGGGLTADGPYTISSNQLIVTGCNVQATLKNGDVTVSSCSSICINSDGLSEALSTLEEGRQCTGNGCCQSDTVFDPADVAGRLVHNTSYDVQFKWFGWNRSRDQQCPAHVFVARPSWFSREAVFSELLRTEAAASADAMEVPFWLDLEVVASLAMAHNAQTSARASTATAERVTEATHASAKMATKGIPTSLTDAKISTSATMNATLSAMVIVPIWMDHIIAGARQEAMATPCMVAASVQSQFYLQVAPSPYL from the exons ATGGCGCAGATAACAACCATCTTAGGGGTGGTGATGGCGGCCACAGCGGTGGTGATGCTGACGCCGCCGCTCCTTGCTGGAGCAGAAGTTTCTCCGGTGGAGGCGCAAGGGATGCCCAATTGCGACATCGCCTGCGGCAACATGAGTGTGCCGTACCCGTTTGGCATGGGCCCGGCCAGGTGCTACTGGCCGGGGTTCCAGCTCACCTGCAACCGCACAAGCGACCCGCCGCGGTTGCTGCTCGGCGACGGCACCCTCCAAGTCCAAGAGCTCTCCCTCGTGCCGACATTTGTGGCCGTCATACGTACCGGTGACATAAAAGTCGACGGCAATGGTGAAGGAACGCTGGGCGGTGGCCTTACAGCCGACGGGCCCTACACGATTTCATCCAACCAGCTCATCGTGACGGGCTGCAATGTTCAAGCGACGCTCAAGAATGGTGATGTGACTGTGAGCAGCTGTTCTTCTATCTGCATAAACAGTGATGGACTCTCCGAGGCGCTATCCACACTCGAAGAAGGCAGGCAATGCACCGGCAATGGCTGCTGCCAGTCGGACACTGTCTTCGACCCTGCGGATGTAGCAGGAAGGCTTGTCCACAACACGTCCTATGACGTGCAGTTCAAATGGTTTGGCTGGAACCGCAGCAGGGACCAGCAGTGTCCTGCGCACGTCTTTGTGGCGAGGCCCAGCTGGTTCAGTCGTGAAGCGGTTTTCAGTGAGCTGTTACGAACAGAAGCGGCTGCGTCAGCAGATGCAATGGAAGTTCCCTTTTGGCTGGACTTGGAGGTCGTTGCCTCGTTGGCCATGGCGCACAATGCTCAAACGTCTGCAAGAGCAAGCACAGCGACTGCGGAAAGGGTAACAGAGGCTACACATGCTTCTGCAAAGATGGCTACCAAGGGAATCCCTACATCACTGACGGATGCAAAG ATATCGACGAGTGCAACGATGAACGCTACCCTAAGTGCTATGGTGATTGTACCAATTTGGATGGATCATATCATTGCCGGTGCCCGCCAGGAAGCCATGGCGACCCCGTGCATGGTGGCTGCATCAGTTCAGTCTCAG TTTTACCTCCAGGTGGCCCCAAGCCCTTATCTATAG